One window of the Pedobacter ginsengisoli genome contains the following:
- a CDS encoding exonuclease domain-containing protein yields the protein MLYAVVDIETTGGFASGNGITEISILIHDGVSVIDTFETLINPAREIPEYIQALTGISNEMVMDAPVFNDIAPKIYELLHNKTFVAHNVNFDYSFVKHQLSLAGYQLQVNKLCTVRLSRKILPGHRSYSLGKLCTALGIEINNRHRAGGDATATAILFGMLLQADAEGIINQSLNKASKEQVLPPNLPKSEIEKLPLNPGVYYFKDQKGKVIYIGKAKSIKKRVCSHFTGYSTTKQRQDFLKDIYSIDFEVCGTELMAFILEASEIKKLWPANNRALKRFEQKYCLYTFEDQKGYLRLGIDKFKKSVPVLYSFNTILEGHNLLKALIKEHLLCEKLCFIQKNRQACTAHQEGNCAGACVGKESAAAYNVRVKYAIQDLKKMLPTFAVIDKGRTEDEQSCLLVEEGKFYGMGYISHHTDINAPEELKSALQPYPSNDYILHMILSHAAQFPQKKIAI from the coding sequence ATGCTTTACGCGGTAGTAGATATAGAAACAACAGGTGGCTTTGCTTCAGGAAATGGAATCACAGAGATTTCGATCTTAATTCATGATGGTGTTTCGGTAATTGATACTTTTGAAACACTAATCAATCCGGCACGGGAAATACCTGAATATATCCAGGCGTTAACAGGCATAAGCAATGAAATGGTAATGGATGCACCCGTGTTTAACGACATAGCACCAAAAATATATGAACTATTGCATAACAAAACCTTCGTAGCCCATAATGTAAATTTCGATTACTCCTTTGTTAAGCATCAGTTATCATTAGCTGGCTATCAGCTTCAGGTCAATAAACTTTGTACGGTAAGGCTAAGTCGTAAAATATTACCAGGGCACCGTTCTTATAGCCTTGGTAAACTTTGTACTGCTTTAGGGATAGAAATAAACAACAGGCACCGCGCAGGTGGAGATGCTACTGCTACAGCAATTCTATTTGGTATGCTATTACAAGCCGATGCAGAGGGAATTATCAACCAATCTTTAAATAAGGCTTCAAAAGAACAGGTGCTACCTCCCAATTTGCCAAAATCAGAGATAGAAAAACTACCTCTAAACCCTGGTGTGTATTATTTTAAAGACCAAAAGGGAAAAGTTATTTACATTGGAAAAGCCAAAAGTATAAAAAAGCGTGTTTGCTCACATTTTACAGGTTATAGCACAACTAAGCAACGTCAGGATTTCCTTAAAGATATTTACAGTATAGATTTTGAAGTATGCGGTACAGAGCTGATGGCCTTTATTTTAGAAGCCTCTGAAATAAAAAAATTATGGCCGGCAAACAATCGTGCATTAAAACGTTTTGAACAGAAATATTGTCTCTATACCTTCGAAGATCAGAAAGGCTATTTAAGATTAGGTATTGATAAGTTTAAGAAAAGCGTACCTGTCCTATATAGTTTTAATACTATACTGGAAGGACATAATCTTTTAAAAGCATTAATAAAAGAGCACTTATTATGTGAAAAGCTCTGTTTTATTCAAAAAAACAGACAGGCCTGCACAGCCCATCAAGAAGGTAACTGTGCTGGTGCTTGTGTGGGTAAAGAATCGGCTGCTGCTTACAACGTACGGGTCAAATATGCCATTCAGGATCTAAAAAAAATGTTGCCAACTTTTGCTGTTATTGACAAAGGAAGAACTGAGGATGAACAAAGCTGTTTACTTGTTGAAGAAGGAAAATTCTATGGCATGGGATACATTTCACATCATACTGATATTAATGCACCTGAGGAGCTAAAATCAGCTCTGCAACCCTACCCTTCTAACGACTATATACTTCACATGATACTATCTCATGCCGCACAATTCCCCCAAAAGAAAATAGCAATTTAA
- a CDS encoding OsmC family protein, with protein MADNQITAITELDRSHYKTKVYAGGHFIYSDEPESIGGTDEGMTPGALLLASLGSCTAITVRMYADRKQYNLDSIKVELAICQEKEMNKETTITRKIKLIGALTDEERARLMQIADKCPIHKILTNPIKIETS; from the coding sequence ATGGCAGACAATCAAATTACCGCAATTACAGAGCTAGACAGATCTCATTATAAAACCAAAGTTTACGCAGGGGGGCATTTTATCTATTCAGATGAACCGGAATCAATCGGCGGGACAGATGAAGGCATGACGCCTGGAGCATTGCTACTGGCCAGCCTGGGTAGCTGCACAGCCATTACCGTAAGAATGTATGCAGATCGTAAACAATACAACCTGGATTCTATTAAAGTAGAATTAGCAATTTGTCAGGAAAAGGAAATGAATAAGGAAACAACCATTACACGAAAAATTAAACTAATTGGAGCCCTAACAGACGAGGAACGCGCACGTTTAATGCAAATAGCAGATAAGTGTCCAATCCATAAAATACTAACTAACCCAATAAAAATTGAGACCTCTTAA
- a CDS encoding PleD family two-component system response regulator, producing the protein MSRKILAVDDDRDIVDIIKIVLEDEGFEVSTLTNGRNVLNVISSLKPDLVLLDVMLGGVDGRDICKAIKSHSLFKNIPVVMISASHNLQSFLQLPGSPNDFLSKPFDIDSLVRKVKAQFAA; encoded by the coding sequence ATGTCTAGAAAAATATTAGCGGTTGATGACGATAGGGATATAGTTGATATTATTAAGATTGTACTAGAGGATGAGGGATTTGAAGTATCTACTTTAACCAATGGAAGAAATGTACTTAATGTAATATCATCGTTAAAACCTGATCTGGTGTTGCTGGATGTTATGCTTGGTGGAGTTGATGGCAGAGATATTTGTAAAGCAATAAAATCACACTCTTTGTTTAAAAATATCCCTGTGGTAATGATATCAGCCAGCCACAATCTTCAGAGCTTTTTACAGTTACCAGGCTCGCCAAATGATTTCCTTTCAAAACCATTTGATATAGATAGTCTGGTTAGAAAAGTGAAGGCACAGTTTGCCGCTTAA